In Agromyces sp. SYSU T00194, a genomic segment contains:
- a CDS encoding replication-associated recombination protein A produces the protein MVESAPGLRSGATPLAVRMRPSGLDEVAGQRHLLTPGSPLVALASDASGRSGSVSVILWGPPGTGKTTLAQAIARSSGRRFVELSAVSAGVKDVRQVMEEARSSRDLYGVSTVLFLDEIHRFTKAQQDALLPGVENGWVILVAATTENPSFSVVSPLLSRSLLLTLEPLSDDDLGVLVDRAVRDPRGLGDRVVLDPEARAALIRLASGDARRALTALEAASVTAASEAAAASAATGEGGSGDEDGQDESDRADARAGDDAPGVGEDRDDAGDEADAGGGEAAPDDEPDHDPRPVITAELVARAVDRALLRYDRNGDEHYDVISAFIKSVRGSDVDAALHYLARMIEAGEDPRFIARRIIVLASEDIGMADPQALQVAVAAADAVQYIGMPEGRIPLAQAVVHLATAPKSNAAYLGIDRAIADVRAGHAGPVPKHLRDAHYPGAKRLGHGKGYAYPHDAAAGVVRQDYLPEGLERARYYLPGDHGNEREIAARLERLLKIVRG, from the coding sequence ATGGTCGAGTCCGCCCCGGGGCTGCGCTCCGGCGCGACGCCCCTCGCCGTGCGCATGCGCCCGTCGGGCCTCGACGAGGTCGCCGGGCAGCGGCACCTGCTCACGCCCGGCTCGCCGCTGGTCGCGCTCGCGAGCGATGCGTCCGGGCGCTCCGGCTCGGTCTCGGTGATCCTGTGGGGCCCGCCGGGCACGGGCAAGACCACGCTCGCGCAGGCGATCGCCCGCTCCTCGGGCCGGCGGTTCGTCGAGCTCTCGGCGGTCTCGGCCGGGGTGAAGGACGTCCGCCAGGTCATGGAGGAGGCGCGCTCGAGCCGCGACCTCTACGGCGTCTCGACGGTCCTGTTCCTCGACGAGATCCACCGCTTCACGAAGGCCCAGCAGGACGCGCTGCTGCCGGGCGTCGAGAACGGGTGGGTGATCCTCGTCGCGGCGACGACCGAGAACCCGTCGTTCTCGGTCGTCTCGCCGCTGCTGTCGCGCTCGCTGCTGCTCACGCTCGAGCCGCTGTCCGACGACGACCTGGGCGTGCTCGTCGACCGCGCCGTGCGCGATCCGCGCGGGCTGGGCGACCGCGTGGTGCTCGATCCCGAGGCGCGGGCGGCGCTCATCCGGCTGGCGTCCGGTGACGCCCGGCGCGCGCTCACGGCACTCGAGGCGGCCTCGGTGACCGCGGCGAGCGAGGCGGCCGCGGCATCCGCCGCGACCGGCGAGGGCGGGTCCGGCGACGAGGACGGCCAGGACGAGAGCGACCGGGCCGATGCGCGTGCGGGCGACGACGCGCCGGGCGTCGGCGAGGACCGGGACGACGCGGGCGACGAGGCGGATGCCGGTGGGGGCGAAGCCGCCCCCGACGACGAGCCCGACCACGACCCGCGCCCGGTGATCACCGCCGAACTGGTCGCGCGCGCCGTCGACCGTGCGCTGCTCCGGTACGACCGCAACGGCGACGAGCACTACGACGTGATCAGCGCGTTCATCAAGTCGGTGCGGGGCTCCGACGTCGACGCGGCACTGCACTACCTCGCGCGCATGATCGAGGCGGGGGAGGACCCGCGGTTCATCGCGCGCCGCATCATCGTGCTCGCCTCCGAGGACATCGGCATGGCCGATCCGCAGGCACTGCAGGTCGCGGTCGCGGCGGCCGACGCCGTGCAGTACATCGGCATGCCCGAAGGCCGCATCCCGCTCGCACAGGCCGTCGTGCACCTCGCCACCGCGCCGAAGTCGAACGCGGCCTACCTCGGCATCGACCGGGCCATCGCCGACGTGCGGGCCGGCCACGCGGGCCCCGTGCCGAAGCACCTGCGCGACGCGCACTACCCGGGCGCGAAGCGCCTCGGCCACGGGAAGGGCTACGCGTACCCGCACGACGCCGCAGCCGGCGTCGTACGTCAGGACTACCTGCCCGAGGGGCTGGAGCGCGCCCGGTACTACCTGCCCGGCGACCACGGCAACGAGCGGGAGATCGCCGCGCGACTGGAGCGGCTGCTCAAGATCGTGCGCGGGTGA
- a CDS encoding peptidylprolyl isomerase, which produces MAAKNTQERVERERLRAYRARKQVHEHKQRRRVRDNVIAGSVLLLVLVVATFAQIAYFSAGPGAPVAETETPVPTDDAADGENVGDVPSPDLAEDRTWTGTLTLNDVPLGIELDGAAAPQAVASEVTLIQSGFYDGLSCHRLTEGSIWVLQCGDPAGDGTGGPGYSYGPIENAPADDLYPAGTIAMARASFDAYSNGSQFFIVYEDTTLTPDEAGGYSVIGTVTDGLDELRASITDAGVEGGGTDGAPAVPTTITAFTIE; this is translated from the coding sequence GTGGCAGCGAAGAACACGCAGGAACGCGTCGAGCGGGAGCGCCTGCGCGCGTACCGGGCCCGGAAGCAGGTCCACGAGCACAAGCAGCGGCGGCGCGTGCGCGACAACGTCATCGCCGGGTCGGTGCTCCTGCTCGTGCTCGTGGTCGCGACGTTCGCCCAGATCGCCTACTTCTCGGCGGGACCCGGAGCCCCGGTCGCGGAGACCGAGACGCCCGTGCCGACGGACGACGCGGCCGACGGCGAGAACGTCGGCGACGTCCCGTCGCCCGACCTCGCCGAGGACCGCACCTGGACCGGCACGCTGACGCTGAACGACGTTCCACTCGGGATCGAGCTCGACGGCGCCGCCGCGCCGCAGGCGGTGGCATCCGAGGTCACGCTCATCCAGTCGGGCTTCTACGACGGACTCTCCTGCCACCGCCTGACCGAGGGCTCCATCTGGGTGCTCCAGTGCGGTGACCCCGCAGGCGACGGCACCGGCGGCCCGGGCTACAGCTACGGCCCCATCGAGAACGCGCCCGCCGACGACCTCTACCCCGCGGGCACCATCGCCATGGCGCGCGCGTCGTTCGACGCCTACAGCAACGGCAGCCAGTTCTTCATCGTCTACGAGGACACGACGCTGACCCCCGACGAGGCGGGCGGCTACTCCGTCATCGGCACCGTGACCGATGGTCTCGACGAGCTGCGCGCGTCGATCACCGACGCGGGCGTCGAGGGCGGCGGCACCGACGGCGCGCCGGCGGTGCCCACCACCATCACCGCGTTCACGATCGAGTAA
- a CDS encoding ATPase: MKNILWFTVGVAAGFVAAHQVNKTQQGQQFFATVDARAKEFGKAVADGYHAREAELRAMVDEVVASAKEAAAETADELADAAEEVAEAAEDAKS; this comes from the coding sequence ATGAAGAACATCCTCTGGTTCACCGTCGGCGTTGCGGCCGGATTCGTCGCCGCGCACCAGGTCAACAAGACCCAGCAGGGCCAGCAGTTCTTCGCGACCGTCGACGCACGTGCGAAGGAGTTCGGCAAGGCCGTGGCCGACGGCTACCACGCGCGCGAGGCCGAGCTCCGCGCCATGGTCGACGAGGTCGTGGCCAGCGCCAAGGAGGCCGCCGCGGAGACCGCGGACGAGCTCGCGGACGCGGCCGAGGAGGTCGCCGAGGCCGCCGAGGACGCGAAGTCCTAG
- a CDS encoding DUF349 domain-containing protein: MAQEDQQQWGRVDETGTVYVKDGDGERAVGQYPDGTPEEALAYFERKYHDLAGQVTLLEQRSRAGASAADVAKAVAHLQETVAGANAVGDLATLRTRLEALSGTVGEQTEQQKAEAAEALEAAIAERTAIVEEAEALAAADPSKTQWKQATATLDELFARWQRHQQDGPRLPKGQANDLWKRFRAARSTVETHRKAFFAELDASHREVRAAKQRLIDRAEQLAPRGADGIPEYRSLLDDWKRAGRAGKKQDDALWARFKAAGDVLFQAKAEIDAVENAEFEENLTAKLALLDEAEPLLKATDAAKARSTLTDVQRRWDAIGKVPRAQLRTVEDRLRKIENAVRALEDERWEREDPEKKARSEGLAGQLEEAIEQLESELDAARGRGDGKAVTEAEEALSARKAWLKAISG, translated from the coding sequence GTGGCTCAAGAAGATCAGCAGCAGTGGGGTCGCGTCGATGAGACGGGAACCGTGTACGTCAAGGACGGCGACGGCGAACGCGCCGTGGGCCAGTACCCCGACGGCACCCCCGAGGAGGCGCTCGCCTACTTCGAGCGCAAGTACCACGACCTCGCCGGCCAGGTGACGCTGCTCGAGCAGCGCTCGCGCGCCGGGGCATCCGCCGCCGACGTCGCCAAGGCCGTCGCCCACCTGCAGGAGACCGTCGCGGGCGCGAACGCCGTCGGCGACCTCGCCACGCTCCGCACGCGCCTCGAGGCGCTCAGCGGCACCGTGGGCGAGCAGACCGAGCAGCAGAAGGCGGAGGCCGCGGAGGCCCTCGAGGCCGCGATCGCGGAGCGCACCGCCATCGTCGAGGAGGCGGAGGCGCTCGCCGCCGCCGACCCGTCGAAGACGCAGTGGAAGCAGGCGACGGCGACGCTCGACGAGCTGTTCGCCCGCTGGCAGCGTCACCAGCAGGACGGCCCGCGGTTGCCGAAGGGCCAGGCCAACGACCTCTGGAAGCGGTTCCGTGCCGCGCGCTCGACCGTGGAGACCCACCGCAAGGCGTTCTTCGCCGAGCTCGACGCCTCGCACCGCGAGGTGCGCGCGGCCAAGCAGCGCCTGATCGACCGCGCCGAGCAGCTCGCGCCGCGCGGCGCCGACGGCATCCCCGAGTACCGCTCGCTGCTCGACGACTGGAAGCGCGCCGGCCGGGCCGGCAAGAAGCAGGACGACGCCCTCTGGGCTAGGTTCAAGGCCGCCGGCGACGTGCTGTTCCAGGCGAAGGCCGAGATCGACGCGGTCGAGAACGCCGAGTTCGAGGAGAACCTCACCGCGAAGCTCGCGCTGCTCGACGAGGCCGAGCCGCTCCTGAAGGCGACGGATGCGGCGAAGGCGCGCTCGACGCTGACCGACGTGCAGCGTCGCTGGGACGCGATCGGCAAGGTGCCCCGTGCGCAGCTGCGCACGGTCGAGGATCGCCTCCGGAAGATCGAGAACGCGGTGCGCGCCCTCGAGGACGAGCGCTGGGAGCGCGAGGACCCCGAGAAGAAGGCACGCTCCGAGGGGCTCGCCGGCCAGCTCGAGGAGGCCATCGAGCAGCTGGAGTCCGAGCTCGACGCGGCGCGCGGCCGCGGCGACGGGAAGGCCGTCACCGAAGCCGAGGAGGCGTTGTCGGCGCGGAAGGCGTGGCTCAAGGCCATCTCCGGCTGA
- a CDS encoding shikimate dehydrogenase — translation MAAELPRGRRLAVLGSPIAHSLSPTLHRAAYGALGLDWTYEAIEMTGDGIADFVRALRDPWRGLSLTMPLKRDVIPALDGIDRVARLTNAVNTVLRADDGRLLGFNTDVAGIVRALGERGVGEVGRAVLVGAGATATSALVAIAELGADRVDVYARTPAKADGLVALGPELGVDVRALPLAGLADAGPASLAVGCLPGGTAPGVRVDEALVASSTLFDVVYAPWPTATSSIWSDASRPVISGLPMLLHQALVQVRIFAFGDPGAQLPDEAAVLAAMRHALDDMGG, via the coding sequence ATGGCGGCTGAGCTCCCGCGAGGGCGGCGCCTCGCGGTGCTCGGCTCGCCGATCGCGCACTCCCTGAGCCCGACCCTGCATCGGGCCGCCTACGGCGCGCTCGGCCTGGACTGGACCTACGAGGCCATCGAGATGACCGGCGACGGCATCGCGGACTTCGTGCGGGCCCTCCGGGACCCGTGGCGGGGGCTGTCACTGACGATGCCCCTGAAGCGCGACGTGATCCCCGCGCTCGACGGGATCGACCGCGTCGCGCGCCTCACGAACGCCGTGAACACGGTGCTCCGGGCCGACGACGGACGATTGCTCGGCTTCAACACGGATGTCGCGGGCATCGTGCGCGCGCTCGGCGAGCGGGGCGTCGGCGAGGTCGGCCGGGCGGTGCTGGTCGGCGCCGGTGCGACCGCGACGTCGGCGCTCGTCGCGATCGCGGAGCTCGGCGCAGACCGGGTCGACGTCTACGCGCGCACGCCGGCGAAGGCCGACGGACTCGTCGCGCTCGGGCCGGAGCTCGGGGTCGACGTGCGCGCGCTGCCGCTCGCCGGCCTCGCCGACGCGGGCCCGGCGAGTCTCGCGGTGGGCTGCCTGCCCGGCGGCACGGCGCCCGGAGTCCGGGTCGACGAGGCCCTCGTCGCGTCGTCGACCCTGTTCGACGTCGTCTACGCCCCGTGGCCGACCGCGACCTCCTCGATCTGGTCGGATGCGAGCAGGCCGGTGATCTCCGGACTGCCGATGCTGCTGCACCAGGCGCTCGTGCAGGTGCGCATCTTCGCCTTCGGCGACCCGGGCGCCCAGTTGCCCGACGAGGCGGCCGTGCTCGCTGCGATGCGTCATGCGCTCGACGACATGGGAGGATAG
- the ruvX gene encoding Holliday junction resolvase RuvX, producing the protein MRPGVRIGVDVGRARVGVARCDPHAMLATPVETVPRDDESGADVGRIVGLADELDAIEIVVGHPLSMSGAATASTDDAVAFAGRLAAAARVPVRLVDERLSTVSAHSALRSSGKRTKHHRPVVDQVAAVIILQHALDAERSATTPPGSLVDPNEGP; encoded by the coding sequence CTGCGCCCGGGGGTGCGGATCGGGGTCGACGTGGGGCGCGCCCGGGTGGGCGTGGCGCGCTGCGACCCGCACGCCATGCTGGCGACGCCGGTCGAGACCGTGCCGCGCGACGACGAGTCGGGGGCGGACGTCGGCCGCATCGTCGGCCTGGCCGACGAGCTCGACGCGATCGAGATCGTCGTGGGGCATCCGCTCTCGATGTCCGGCGCCGCGACGGCGTCGACGGACGACGCGGTCGCCTTCGCGGGGCGACTCGCCGCGGCCGCGCGGGTGCCCGTGCGCCTCGTCGACGAGCGGCTCTCCACCGTCTCCGCGCACTCGGCGCTGCGGAGCTCCGGCAAGCGCACCAAGCACCACCGTCCGGTCGTCGACCAGGTGGCTGCGGTTATCATTCTCCAGCACGCCCTCGATGCCGAGCGGTCGGCTACGACGCCGCCGGGATCGCTGGTCGACCCGAACGAAGGACCCTAG
- the mltG gene encoding endolytic transglycosylase MltG — MSFPPPSDGRDSRARHDDGLDWDHVLTGVPGGGRPAPPPAPEGGEAPTGRPMTRREAREAEAAAAAAAARGRKGSGSRRDAREAATGPQRTPAGQAAPQRNATPSSGAQRRPANDGPAGLEFGDAHETAPPRRRGGWGCLIVVLIIVGALVGGYFAVQAPLATFMERFEPAPDYSGAGTGELVFMIEDGDTGEDIAANLHDQGVTASFDAFYELILEQNPVFYPGAYQLAAEMSAQAALDALLDEANRLENTFVITEGMWADNALSAAAQGTGIPVEDLEAAASDPAALGLPDEATTVEGFLFPATYTFGPDATAEEVVRTLVDRQFQALDEAGVAPEDRWETIIIASMLEREAGLRDDYYKVSRVIRNRLSDDSPTNGLLQFDSTVHYGIGEDGVITTTDAERADASNPYNSYVHPGLPPGPIGNPGDLGIDAALHPADGTWVYFVTVNLDTGETVFSTTLAEHEAAVAQYQAWLRDHPEYGG, encoded by the coding sequence GTGTCATTCCCCCCGCCGAGCGACGGACGCGACTCGCGCGCACGCCACGACGACGGTCTCGATTGGGACCACGTCCTGACCGGCGTGCCCGGCGGCGGGCGGCCGGCACCGCCGCCGGCCCCGGAGGGCGGGGAGGCGCCCACCGGCCGGCCGATGACGCGCCGCGAGGCGCGCGAGGCCGAGGCCGCCGCCGCGGCTGCAGCGGCCCGGGGGCGCAAGGGCTCCGGCTCGCGACGGGACGCACGCGAGGCGGCGACCGGCCCGCAGCGGACCCCGGCGGGCCAGGCCGCGCCGCAGCGGAACGCCACGCCGTCATCCGGGGCGCAGCGGCGGCCCGCGAACGACGGCCCGGCGGGCCTCGAGTTCGGCGACGCGCATGAGACGGCGCCGCCGCGGCGCCGGGGTGGCTGGGGCTGCCTGATCGTCGTGCTCATCATCGTGGGCGCGCTCGTCGGCGGCTACTTCGCCGTGCAGGCGCCGCTCGCGACGTTCATGGAGCGGTTCGAGCCCGCGCCCGACTACTCGGGTGCGGGCACCGGCGAACTCGTCTTCATGATCGAGGACGGCGACACCGGGGAGGACATCGCCGCGAACCTCCACGACCAGGGCGTGACCGCCTCGTTCGACGCGTTCTACGAGCTCATCCTCGAGCAGAACCCGGTCTTCTACCCCGGGGCGTACCAGCTCGCCGCCGAGATGAGCGCGCAGGCCGCGCTCGACGCGCTGCTCGACGAGGCCAACCGGCTCGAGAACACCTTCGTCATCACCGAGGGCATGTGGGCCGACAACGCGCTCTCCGCGGCGGCGCAGGGAACGGGCATCCCGGTCGAGGACCTCGAGGCCGCGGCGTCCGACCCCGCCGCCCTGGGCCTGCCCGACGAGGCGACGACGGTCGAGGGCTTCCTCTTCCCGGCGACGTACACGTTCGGACCCGACGCGACGGCCGAGGAGGTCGTCCGCACCCTGGTCGATCGCCAGTTCCAGGCGCTCGACGAGGCGGGGGTCGCCCCCGAGGACCGCTGGGAGACGATCATCATCGCCTCGATGCTGGAGCGCGAGGCGGGCCTGCGAGACGACTACTACAAGGTGTCGCGGGTCATCCGGAACCGACTGTCGGACGACTCGCCCACGAACGGCCTGCTCCAGTTCGACTCGACCGTGCACTACGGCATCGGCGAGGACGGCGTGATCACGACCACCGACGCCGAGCGCGCCGACGCGTCGAACCCCTACAACTCGTACGTGCACCCGGGGCTGCCGCCCGGACCGATCGGCAACCCGGGCGACCTGGGCATCGACGCCGCGCTGCACCCCGCCGACGGCACCTGGGTGTACTTCGTGACGGTGAACCTCGATACCGGCGAGACCGTGTTCAGCACGACCCTCGCGGAGCACGAGGCGGCCGTCGCCCAGTACCAGGCCTGGCTCCGCGACCACCCCGAATATGGCGGCTGA
- the rpsD gene encoding 30S ribosomal protein S4 — MSTTSRTRSKTRLSRALGIPLTPKAARHMEKRPYAPGEHGRTKRKADSDYAIRLREKQRLRAQYGIREKQLRIAYNEAKRTEGATGENLVELLEMRLDALVLRAGFARTTAQARQFVVHRHILVDGKLVDRPSFRVKPGQTIGVKTRSEGSEPFQVAAAGGHVDVLPKTPGYLEVELDKLQAKLVRRPKRAEVPVTCEVQLVVEYYAAR; from the coding sequence GTGTCCACCACGTCACGCACCCGTAGCAAGACCCGCCTCTCGCGCGCCCTGGGCATCCCGCTGACCCCGAAGGCCGCGCGCCACATGGAGAAGCGCCCCTACGCACCGGGCGAGCACGGCCGCACCAAGCGCAAGGCCGACTCCGACTACGCCATCCGCCTCCGCGAGAAGCAGCGCCTCCGGGCCCAGTACGGCATCCGCGAGAAGCAGCTGCGCATCGCCTACAACGAGGCCAAGCGCACCGAGGGCGCCACCGGCGAGAACCTCGTCGAGCTGCTCGAGATGCGCCTCGACGCGCTCGTGCTGCGCGCCGGCTTCGCCCGCACCACCGCGCAGGCACGCCAGTTCGTCGTGCACCGCCACATCCTCGTCGACGGCAAGCTCGTCGACCGTCCCTCGTTCCGCGTGAAGCCGGGCCAGACCATCGGCGTCAAGACCCGTTCCGAGGGCTCCGAGCCGTTCCAGGTCGCGGCCGCCGGCGGTCACGTCGACGTGCTCCCGAAGACCCCGGGCTACCTCGAGGTCGAGCTCGACAAGCTGCAGGCGAAGCTCGTGCGTCGCCCGAAGCGCGCCGAGGTCCCCGTGACCTGCGAGGTCCAGCTGGTCGTCGAGTACTACGCCGCTCGCTGA
- the alaS gene encoding alanine--tRNA ligase, whose amino-acid sequence MQTADIRQRWLDYFAQRGHTVVPSASLVSDDPTLMFTVAGMVPFVPYLTGVVPAPFPRATSVQKCIRTNDIEEVGRTPRHGTFFQMNGNFSFGDYFKEGAIGYAWELLTTPESAGGYGFDERDLWVTVYKDDDEAIALWKRIAGLPDDRIQRLDKDTNYWSTGQPGPAGPCSEIFFDRGPAYGVDGGPATDDDRYVEIWNLVFMQYLIEDVRSKTDFRIVGELPKKNIDTGMGLERVAFLKQGVDNMYEIDQVRPVLDAAAELSGRRYGADHEDDVRMRVIADHVRSSLMLMSDGVAPSNEGRGYILRRLLRRSIRAMRLLGVEEPTFATLFGASRDAMKAAYPEVEHDYGQISQLALGEEETFLRTLTAGTSILDLAVGSTKEAGSTALPGDTAFLLHDTYGFPIELTLEMAEEAGLSVDRGAFDTLMAEQRSRAKADAKSKKKALADLSVYADLRARGETVFTGYTDLTTESSVLGLLVAGRPVAVATAGQTAEVVLAETSLYAESGGQAADQGLIVGDGYELKVLDVQKPVKGLISHTVEVTSGQVAVGDRATTLVDETYRRGATQAHSGTHVIHAALRQVLGPNAHQSGSFNKAGYLRLDFGWNSALSAETRSEIEEISNNAVRDNLEVVTREMPLAEAKELGAMALFGEKYGDVVRVVDIGGPWSRELCAGTHVRTSAEIGMINLIGESSVGSTIRRVESLVGLDAFRRFAAERALVAELTSNLKTPQDQLVDRVNELVQGLKAAEKRIAQYEARALADRIPSIAAQAARIGDVRLIAEDLGELGSGDDLRMLATGVRERLGTDAAVVALTAVVKSRPVAIVATNPAAREHGLKAGALAKQMAGVLGGGGGGKDDLAQGGGQDASAIPAALEAVRRAVA is encoded by the coding sequence ATGCAGACTGCCGACATCCGCCAGCGCTGGCTGGACTACTTCGCCCAGCGCGGACACACCGTCGTCCCCTCCGCCTCGCTCGTGAGCGACGACCCCACCCTGATGTTCACGGTGGCCGGCATGGTGCCGTTCGTGCCGTACCTCACCGGGGTCGTGCCGGCGCCGTTCCCGCGCGCCACGAGCGTGCAGAAGTGCATCCGCACGAACGACATCGAGGAGGTCGGCCGCACGCCGCGTCACGGCACGTTCTTCCAGATGAACGGCAACTTCTCGTTCGGCGACTACTTCAAGGAAGGCGCCATCGGGTACGCGTGGGAGCTGCTCACCACGCCAGAGTCCGCGGGCGGCTACGGGTTCGACGAGCGCGACCTGTGGGTCACCGTCTACAAGGACGACGACGAGGCGATCGCGCTGTGGAAGCGGATCGCGGGGTTGCCCGACGACCGCATCCAGCGGCTCGACAAGGACACCAACTACTGGTCCACCGGCCAGCCCGGCCCCGCCGGGCCGTGCTCGGAGATCTTCTTCGACCGCGGCCCGGCGTACGGCGTCGACGGCGGTCCCGCCACGGACGACGACCGCTACGTGGAGATCTGGAACCTGGTGTTCATGCAGTACCTCATCGAGGACGTCCGGTCGAAGACCGACTTCCGCATCGTGGGCGAGCTGCCGAAGAAGAACATCGACACCGGCATGGGCCTCGAGCGCGTCGCGTTCCTCAAGCAGGGCGTCGACAACATGTACGAGATCGACCAGGTGCGCCCGGTGCTCGACGCCGCGGCCGAGCTCTCGGGCCGACGCTACGGCGCCGACCACGAGGACGACGTGCGCATGCGCGTCATCGCCGACCACGTGCGCTCCTCGCTGATGCTCATGAGCGACGGGGTGGCGCCCTCGAACGAGGGTCGCGGGTACATCCTGCGCCGCCTGCTGCGACGCTCCATCCGCGCCATGCGCCTGCTCGGCGTCGAGGAGCCGACGTTCGCCACCCTGTTCGGCGCCTCGCGGGACGCGATGAAGGCCGCATATCCCGAGGTCGAGCACGACTACGGGCAGATCTCGCAGCTCGCGCTCGGCGAGGAGGAGACCTTCCTCCGCACGCTGACCGCGGGCACGTCGATCCTCGACCTCGCGGTCGGGTCGACGAAGGAGGCGGGCAGCACCGCGCTGCCGGGCGACACCGCGTTCCTGCTGCACGACACCTACGGGTTCCCGATCGAGCTCACGCTCGAGATGGCCGAGGAGGCCGGGCTCTCGGTCGATCGCGGCGCGTTCGACACGCTGATGGCCGAGCAGCGCTCGCGTGCGAAGGCCGACGCGAAGTCGAAGAAGAAGGCGCTGGCCGACCTGTCGGTCTACGCCGACCTGCGCGCTCGGGGCGAGACCGTCTTCACGGGGTACACCGACCTCACGACCGAGTCGTCGGTGCTCGGCCTGCTCGTCGCAGGCCGCCCGGTCGCGGTCGCCACCGCGGGGCAGACCGCGGAGGTCGTGCTCGCCGAGACGTCGCTCTACGCGGAGTCCGGCGGCCAGGCCGCCGACCAGGGACTCATCGTGGGCGACGGCTACGAGCTGAAGGTGCTCGACGTGCAGAAGCCCGTCAAGGGGCTGATCAGCCACACGGTCGAGGTGACGAGCGGGCAGGTCGCCGTCGGCGATCGCGCGACCACGCTGGTGGACGAGACCTACCGGCGCGGCGCGACCCAGGCGCACTCGGGCACCCACGTGATCCACGCCGCGCTCCGCCAGGTGCTCGGCCCGAACGCGCACCAGTCGGGCTCGTTCAACAAGGCCGGCTACCTGCGGCTCGACTTCGGCTGGAACAGCGCGCTGTCGGCCGAGACGCGCAGCGAGATCGAGGAGATCTCGAACAATGCCGTGCGCGACAACCTCGAGGTCGTCACGCGCGAGATGCCGCTCGCGGAGGCGAAGGAGCTCGGGGCGATGGCGCTGTTCGGCGAGAAGTACGGCGACGTCGTGCGCGTCGTCGACATCGGCGGCCCGTGGTCGCGCGAGCTGTGCGCCGGCACCCACGTGCGCACGAGTGCCGAGATCGGCATGATCAACCTGATCGGCGAGTCGTCGGTCGGCTCGACCATCCGCCGCGTCGAGTCGCTCGTCGGCCTCGACGCGTTCCGCCGCTTCGCCGCGGAGCGCGCGCTCGTCGCCGAGCTCACCAGCAACCTCAAGACGCCGCAGGACCAGCTGGTCGACCGCGTCAACGAACTCGTGCAGGGCCTCAAGGCCGCCGAGAAGCGCATCGCCCAGTACGAGGCTCGCGCCCTGGCCGACCGCATCCCCTCGATCGCCGCGCAGGCCGCACGGATCGGCGACGTCCGACTGATCGCCGAGGACCTCGGCGAACTGGGCTCGGGCGACGACCTGCGCATGCTCGCGACGGGCGTGCGCGAGCGCCTCGGCACGGATGCCGCGGTCGTGGCGCTCACCGCGGTCGTGAAGTCCCGCCCGGTGGCGATCGTCGCCACGAACCCCGCCGCCCGCGAGCACGGGCTCAAGGCGGGCGCCCTCGCGAAGCAGATGGCGGGCGTGCTCGGCGGTGGCGGCGGTGGCAAGGACGACCTCGCGCAGGGCGGCGGGCAGGACGCCTCCGCGATCCCCGCGGCGCTCGAGGCCGTGCGCCGGGCGGTCGCGTGA